The genomic stretch GCCGGGAAGCGGGGAGCTGCCCCTCGGGCCCCATCGGggccggggcggagcgggggcggccgggccgggccggggcggagCGGGACCGGCGGGACAAGCGGCGGGCGGAGCGCGGGAACTACAACTCCCAtgcgcccccgcgcccccccgcccgccgaCGCCACTTCCGGTCCCCGCCCGGCGCCCCATGGGCCGTGTAGTCGCGCGGCGCGgggcaggctgggagctgtagtcccgccgccctcccggcctgccccgcgccgcccgctcgcccttgccgccgccccggcccccgccatgttccgcgcccgccgcctcctcctgcGCCTCGCCGCCCGCTCGACGCTGCCGCCGCCCTGCGCCCGCGGCTATGCCgagcccgccgccggcccggcccccatGGCCTTCACCTTCGCCTCGCCCACGCAGGTaggcggcgggcccggccccggcccgctgACCCGGGCCCTCTCGGTCGCCCCTGCTTCGCTTTGGGGCTGCCGGTGCCCGGCTGCGGGCCCCGAGGCGAGGCCTGGCCTGTGCTGCCGCCCCCGCGGGTTGTCGGTGCCCGGGGCCGGCTCCCGGGGCCGGCTCCCGGGGCTTGGGGCCGGCTCCCGGGGCTTGGGGCCGGCTCCCGGAGCTAGGGCCGAGCGGACGGGCTCGGTCAGGAGCAGGGCCGGGGACGGCGGGGGTGCGCTGCCATCCCTGcggctcctgccctgctgcccccggCCTCAGGCCCCTCGCCCGCCGCTGCcgagcccccctccccgggcctGCTGCCCCCTTCTCCCGCCGCCCTCCCCTGCGCTCGGGGCCCGCTGCAGCTCTGCCGGGGCCCGCGGGGTGACGTTCCTGCTCTTCCAGCCCCGGCCcttctgctggagctgctgtggctgtcggggcccggccccgctgcctgctTCCTTGGCACCGCTCCCGGGCGTGGGGCACGGCCTCTGTCTGCCCCCGAAatgcccggggctgcgggggcagcTGGGCTTGCCGCTCTCCCGGGGCAGGGCGCTGGGGACGGGGCTGCGGTGTTGCAAGGCAGGATTTGTGCTGCATCGGCAGAGCTGTGTGGGACGCTGCATCGCTGACTCCCATCAGAGCGGTGACGGTTGGCGTCAAGGTCTCCCTACGCTCTTCTCAGGCTTCTCCCAGCTGCACCCTTCGCCTCTCGCCCACTCCCGACTTCATGTCTCCGCGTGCCGCCTCCCCCGCCACCACCACGCCTCTCGGGAGGCTCGGAGCGCTTTCCCACTCCCTTTGCCAGGACCCCTTCTCCAGAGCCTGGCCCCGCTCCCACCCTATGAAGCTTTAGGCTGTCCCGGTCACGCCTTGCTGCGTGTTAAACCCCGCgacctgccagctgctgggagcagggccGCTCCCTCGGGGTGGGAGCGGGTTGCGCACCGCATCCCTCTGCTTTCCAGAGTCAGGGAAGccacctctctccttcccctccgtTCCTGGTGACGGACTGTTTCCGTCTGCCCTCCCCATCCAGGTGTTTTACAACGGTGCCAACGTgaagcaggtggatgtgcccacCCTGACCGGCTCCTTCGGTATCCTGGCCTCACACGTCCCCACCCTGCAGGTCCTCAAACCGGGAGTTGTGACAGTCTACGCTGAGGACGGCACGGCCACCAAGTACTTCGGTAAGGAAAGTAGgcggagctggggagggaggagagtgTGCGTGGGGGGGGATGTTCTCAGGGCTTTCACAAGGGAGGCTCTGCCGATCAAGGTGTGCCCTGGTGCCCTTCCAGGGATTTCTGCTTTCCCAGCCTCCCAGGGGCTGCCAGAGGCTGCCCTGCGGGGCCGGGGATCTGCCCGGGACGATGGGGCTCCGTGTGAGGCCGTGGTCTGGGGTCAGGTTTTCTTGGTTCTGCTTAGACTCTCTGGGAGCATCCCCCTGCTTTAGCTTCCCTCCTGGTAGGAAATGAGTCCCTGTGGGACCTGGGAAACGTTACGGGAGAGTgtggaggttttgttttggcaaaGGGCTCATGGAGATTCCGGGGAACAGCTTGCCAGTTGCTGTCCTGTGTGCGGACCCCCAAATGAGGCCCAtctggcagccctgcccgcgctgcctgACTCGGCCCCCGCTGTTGTGCCTTTGCAGTGAGCAGCGGCTCTGTCACGGTCCACGCCGACTCCACCGTGCAGGTGCTGGCGGAGGAGGCGGTGACGATGGACATGCTGGATCTGGCTGTGAGTACC from Pelecanus crispus isolate bPelCri1 chromosome 20, bPelCri1.pri, whole genome shotgun sequence encodes the following:
- the ATP5F1D gene encoding ATP synthase F(1) complex subunit delta, mitochondrial — its product is MFRARRLLLRLAARSTLPPPCARGYAEPAAGPAPMAFTFASPTQVFYNGANVKQVDVPTLTGSFGILASHVPTLQVLKPGVVTVYAEDGTATKYFVSSGSVTVHADSTVQVLAEEAVTMDMLDLATAKSNLEKAVSEMAAASDEAAKAEAQIKVEANEALVKALE